The Chitinophaga flava genome has a segment encoding these proteins:
- a CDS encoding efflux RND transporter periplasmic adaptor subunit has product MKPASKFALIFLSVGVSAAALQSCGSSEARDDKEHKEGAAAAAPALEAFTLQQGQLSSSIKIPGELVAFQRVDLYAKVSSFVRKLYVDVGSEVKAGQLLVTMEAPELNSQLSGAESRLKSQEAIYLSSKATYDRLLETSKTPGTVSQNDLDIAFAKQKSDLAQLEAAKASYREVGDTRNYLEIRAPFNGVISKRNVSAGAYVGPAGKGSDMPIFTLQEQKKLRLVVSIPEAYNSYLSHSSEVKFTTKSLPNDVFTAKVSRLSGALDERLRSQSIEMDVTNEEKKLLPGMVAEVAIPLTGSDKAFVVPSKAVLNSTQGVYVIKVVNSKAVWVPVKTGRKADDQTEVFGDLSINDTVIKIASEEIRDSSVIKHINVTGIK; this is encoded by the coding sequence ATGAAACCAGCATCAAAATTTGCCCTCATATTTTTATCCGTTGGCGTGTCTGCTGCCGCCCTGCAAAGCTGTGGCTCTTCAGAGGCCAGGGATGACAAGGAGCACAAGGAAGGAGCTGCAGCTGCCGCTCCGGCCCTGGAAGCCTTCACCCTGCAACAGGGACAACTGTCATCTTCAATAAAAATTCCAGGTGAATTGGTGGCTTTCCAACGGGTAGACCTATACGCTAAAGTGAGCAGCTTCGTCAGAAAATTATATGTAGATGTAGGTAGTGAAGTGAAGGCTGGCCAGCTGCTGGTGACCATGGAAGCACCCGAGCTGAACTCCCAGCTCTCCGGAGCTGAGTCCAGACTCAAATCCCAGGAAGCTATCTACCTGTCTAGCAAAGCTACATACGACCGTTTGCTGGAGACCAGCAAAACCCCCGGTACCGTTTCACAGAACGACCTCGATATCGCTTTCGCCAAACAGAAGTCAGACCTGGCACAGCTGGAGGCGGCCAAAGCATCTTACCGCGAAGTGGGAGATACCCGAAACTACCTGGAGATCAGAGCGCCGTTCAATGGTGTTATCAGCAAAAGAAATGTGAGTGCCGGCGCTTATGTGGGCCCTGCGGGTAAAGGCTCTGATATGCCGATATTCACCCTGCAGGAGCAGAAAAAACTCCGTCTGGTGGTAAGCATCCCTGAAGCATACAATAGTTATCTCAGTCATAGCAGTGAAGTGAAATTCACTACCAAGTCCCTGCCAAACGACGTGTTTACCGCCAAAGTGAGCAGGCTGTCCGGTGCCCTCGATGAAAGACTGCGTTCTCAGAGTATCGAGATGGACGTGACCAACGAAGAGAAAAAACTGCTGCCCGGTATGGTAGCTGAAGTAGCGATCCCGCTCACCGGCAGCGACAAGGCTTTTGTAGTGCCTTCCAAAGCAGTGCTCAATTCCACCCAGGGCGTATATGTGATCAAGGTAGTGAATAGCAAAGCCGTATGGGTGCCGGTAAAAACAGGCCGCAAGGCAGATGATCAGACCGAAGTATTTGGCGACCTATCCATCAATGATACCGTCATTAAAATAGCCAGTGAGGAAATCAGAGACAGTTCAGTTATCAAACATATCAACGTGACAGGCATTAAATAA
- a CDS encoding type VI secretion system Vgr family protein — MSLYTRTTFTIGESRFSSFHSLQLSQTIQGHHTFEILIGYDWLSQLGKGLFTAGREFLGKEISITIEPVAAPGTYKPLQFNGIVTGINAGKESDGTHGFCIVKGYSPTILLEDDPHIASFEMKSLQEIVSQAMKGASPYCSSPSINPSTTEALKYIVQYKETTQHFLERLAARYGEWYFYDGQKIVFGNYSPQETSLTHQVDLVDFDLGLEVQPNNTRFTGYEYRRNQVVENETTAQPSGKMNQYSAHMQDVSDRLYRKTSLHKLNHGFDSAAKETVDDFTLLQKKGRQARMVVLKGTSQHTALRIGDIISINESVFGTANHGQFVVTRLEHMCTENGLYKNTFEAIPADTAMPEINLQPLAGCEPQSAIVTDNNDPKGLGRIRARFRWQQQGSTPWIRLIAPHGGSGKGFYFVPELGEEVWIGFENGNPEAPYVMGTAYNGDAKTDYGDPQNNIKAIRTRSGHTIRLDDADGAESITITDKNGNVIQLDTAGKNIHITALESINLTAKNINLKASENVSVDAGKNVETTAGADVKVTAVDDYTLTATNISEEAHEDITQTALDAMKMRSATMSMYTTLGDIKIIGSGTTILQGNKMVKISKG, encoded by the coding sequence ATGTCTTTATACACCCGGACCACCTTTACCATCGGCGAAAGTCGCTTTTCCTCTTTTCATTCCCTGCAGCTGTCGCAGACCATTCAGGGACATCACACATTTGAGATATTGATTGGTTATGACTGGCTCTCCCAGCTCGGCAAAGGCCTGTTCACCGCCGGCAGGGAATTCCTCGGAAAGGAAATCAGCATTACCATTGAACCCGTAGCTGCGCCAGGGACTTATAAGCCGCTGCAATTCAACGGGATCGTGACTGGCATCAACGCCGGCAAGGAAAGTGATGGCACCCATGGCTTCTGTATCGTTAAGGGATATAGCCCCACCATTCTGCTGGAAGACGATCCCCATATCGCCAGCTTTGAAATGAAATCCCTGCAGGAGATCGTATCTCAGGCGATGAAAGGAGCCAGTCCCTACTGCAGCTCCCCATCCATCAATCCTTCCACCACTGAAGCACTGAAATATATCGTACAATACAAGGAAACCACCCAGCATTTCCTGGAACGCCTGGCTGCCCGCTATGGCGAATGGTATTTCTACGACGGACAAAAAATCGTATTCGGCAACTATAGCCCGCAGGAAACTTCCCTGACCCATCAGGTAGACCTGGTCGATTTTGACCTCGGTCTGGAAGTACAGCCCAACAATACCCGGTTTACAGGCTATGAATACCGCCGCAACCAGGTAGTGGAAAATGAAACCACTGCACAGCCCTCCGGAAAAATGAACCAGTATTCCGCCCATATGCAGGACGTGAGCGACCGCTTATATCGCAAAACATCCTTGCACAAGCTGAATCACGGCTTCGACAGTGCCGCTAAGGAAACAGTGGACGACTTTACCCTCCTGCAGAAAAAAGGACGCCAGGCCCGTATGGTGGTGCTCAAAGGTACCAGTCAGCATACAGCCCTGCGTATAGGCGATATCATCTCCATCAATGAAAGTGTATTCGGCACCGCCAATCACGGCCAGTTTGTAGTAACGCGCCTGGAACATATGTGTACGGAAAACGGCCTGTATAAAAATACATTTGAAGCCATCCCTGCAGATACAGCCATGCCTGAAATCAATCTGCAGCCCCTGGCCGGCTGTGAGCCACAAAGCGCCATCGTTACCGACAACAACGACCCCAAAGGGCTGGGCCGCATCCGTGCCCGCTTCCGCTGGCAGCAACAAGGCTCCACACCCTGGATCAGACTTATCGCTCCCCATGGCGGCAGCGGTAAAGGGTTTTATTTTGTGCCCGAACTCGGCGAAGAAGTATGGATAGGCTTCGAAAATGGTAATCCGGAAGCTCCCTATGTGATGGGCACCGCCTATAACGGTGACGCCAAAACGGACTACGGTGATCCTCAGAACAATATCAAAGCCATCCGTACCCGCAGCGGCCATACCATCCGCCTCGATGATGCCGACGGCGCCGAAAGTATTACCATCACCGATAAAAACGGCAACGTCATCCAACTGGATACCGCCGGAAAAAATATCCATATCACCGCGTTGGAGTCTATTAATCTCACCGCCAAAAATATTAATCTCAAAGCTTCAGAAAACGTAAGTGTAGACGCAGGCAAAAACGTGGAAACTACCGCCGGCGCCGATGTGAAGGTGACTGCCGTTGATGACTATACGCTGACAGCCACCAACATCAGTGAAGAAGCTCATGAAGATATTACACAAACAGCCCTGGATGCTATGAAAATGCGTTCTGCCACCATGAGCATGTATACCACCCTCGGTGATATCAAAATCATCGGCAGCGGTACCACCATCCTGCAAGGCAACAAAATGGTCAAGATCTCAAAAGGCTAA
- a CDS encoding MarR family winged helix-turn-helix transcriptional regulator: MNLVNELEELALATRLKRLSDRLSQDVSRIYKEAGLAFEARWYLILELLVRQKQLGITEISESLQLTHPAVVQFVEQMLAHGLVKTTTDSKDARRRLISLTAAGKQTYKKLSPVLAVIRDENKKWLEEASANMLQVLSELELALDKKSMYKRIKISLLEQSDV; encoded by the coding sequence ATGAATCTCGTTAATGAACTGGAAGAACTGGCACTGGCCACCCGTCTGAAAAGGCTGAGCGATCGCCTTTCGCAGGATGTAAGCAGGATATATAAAGAAGCCGGCCTGGCCTTTGAGGCGCGATGGTACCTGATTCTGGAACTACTTGTCAGACAAAAACAACTGGGCATTACTGAGATATCTGAATCGTTGCAGCTCACCCATCCGGCAGTGGTACAGTTTGTAGAACAGATGCTGGCACATGGACTGGTCAAAACCACCACCGACAGCAAAGATGCACGCAGAAGGCTGATCTCCCTGACAGCCGCCGGTAAACAGACCTATAAAAAACTCAGCCCTGTGCTGGCTGTGATCCGGGATGAGAATAAGAAATGGCTGGAGGAAGCCAGTGCAAACATGCTGCAGGTATTGTCAGAACTGGAACTGGCACTGGACAAAAAGAGCATGTACAAAAGGATCAAAATCAGTCTGCTCGAACAATCCGACGTTTGA
- a CDS encoding TonB-dependent receptor yields MMKRLSIYAFVMLIYVTTYINNAFSQTTPASYAIKGTFATADNSPAKDVVVQLLTAADKKLVKLEYTDAQGNFNFDRIPAGEYLVATQSMAYSPWLSAPITLRQTTQLGTIRLQPTSTTLRETNVVAVKPFIQQQYDKTVLNVASSISAAGSTALEVLQKAPGITIDQNDNIAMRGRQGVLFMIDGKLVPMSGQELANLLRNLSANQIEKIELITNPSAKYDAAGTSGIIDIRLKKGNSSGTNGNASLSYGQGRYPKLNPSFNFNSKLKRVNIFGSYNYAFRQDFNDLTIERQFYDNNNEYTGSNNYQNFFRHSTNSHNARIGADYSLTSDIVVGIVANGIFSKNDITTHSDGQSLDAHQQKAGSFLTLGDNHPQRNNGSINLNYKHKLDTTGRELSLDLDYARFTSSETQNYTTSYHYPVKPSYVLYGDLQGDLLIRSVKADYTQPLKAIDAKLDAGIKSSWVKADNDVRFFDRSNGTDILDAGKSNHFIYDENIHAAYLNASKKWPRLSIQAGLRVENTNAKGVQVTSKDNFDRHYTQFFPSGYIGYTFNKTHDLGLSVSRRINRPSYRDLNPFKVFLDPLTYATGNPYLNPEITESAELTHTFLEKYVTKIGFSTTTDNILMVLSPDTLPNSVIQTGRNLARYNYYNFSFSFPITVGKWLNSTNDALVYYGEYKGDLVNTHLNASRVTFSFNSTNTVIINANTTLEITGSYDSPSYYGFLDLKDFWFVNIGAQRQLWHKKASLKLNLSDVFGSSRTSAFTRLTGYGETFLQRRDSRVLTFTFNYKFGKSTGNSSSKKTGGAEEEKRRAG; encoded by the coding sequence ATGATGAAACGATTATCCATTTATGCCTTTGTCATGTTAATTTATGTTACTACTTACATAAATAATGCATTTTCTCAGACCACGCCTGCATCCTACGCGATTAAAGGTACTTTCGCCACAGCAGACAACAGTCCTGCAAAAGATGTAGTGGTACAGCTGCTGACAGCAGCTGATAAAAAACTGGTCAAGCTGGAATATACCGACGCACAAGGTAATTTCAACTTCGATCGGATACCAGCCGGCGAATACCTGGTGGCCACTCAAAGCATGGCCTACAGCCCCTGGCTGTCCGCTCCTATCACGCTGCGACAAACCACTCAGCTGGGCACCATCAGGTTGCAGCCCACCTCCACCACCCTGCGCGAAACCAATGTGGTGGCAGTCAAACCATTTATCCAGCAGCAGTACGACAAAACGGTCCTTAATGTGGCCAGTTCTATCTCTGCCGCCGGCAGCACCGCCCTTGAAGTGCTGCAAAAAGCACCGGGCATCACCATCGATCAGAATGATAACATTGCCATGCGCGGCAGACAGGGCGTACTCTTCATGATAGATGGTAAACTCGTGCCCATGTCAGGCCAGGAACTGGCCAACCTGCTCAGAAACCTGTCTGCCAACCAGATCGAAAAAATAGAGCTGATCACCAACCCTTCCGCCAAATATGATGCAGCAGGCACCTCCGGCATTATCGATATCCGCCTCAAAAAAGGGAACAGTAGCGGCACTAACGGTAACGCATCTCTCAGCTATGGCCAGGGCAGATATCCCAAACTGAACCCTTCATTCAACTTCAACAGCAAATTGAAACGGGTCAATATCTTTGGTTCCTATAACTATGCGTTCCGGCAGGATTTTAATGACCTTACCATTGAACGGCAGTTTTACGACAATAACAATGAATACACCGGCAGCAACAATTATCAGAACTTTTTCCGCCACAGCACAAATAGTCACAACGCCCGTATTGGCGCGGATTACAGCCTCACATCAGACATTGTGGTAGGCATTGTGGCCAACGGCATCTTCAGCAAAAATGACATCACTACACATAGTGATGGTCAGTCTCTTGATGCACATCAACAGAAAGCAGGCTCCTTCCTGACCCTCGGTGATAATCATCCTCAGAGAAACAATGGAAGCATCAACCTCAACTACAAACATAAACTGGACACCACTGGCAGAGAATTAAGTCTGGACCTGGACTACGCCCGGTTTACCTCCAGTGAAACCCAGAACTACACCACCTCCTACCACTATCCGGTTAAGCCGTCCTATGTACTCTACGGCGATCTTCAGGGCGATCTTCTTATCCGGTCTGTAAAAGCAGATTATACCCAGCCCCTGAAAGCTATCGACGCAAAGCTGGATGCCGGCATCAAAAGCAGCTGGGTAAAGGCTGATAACGATGTTCGTTTTTTTGACAGGAGCAATGGCACGGATATACTAGATGCGGGCAAAAGCAACCATTTTATCTATGATGAAAACATCCATGCAGCCTATCTGAATGCATCCAAAAAATGGCCCCGACTCAGCATACAGGCAGGCCTACGCGTGGAAAACACCAATGCCAAAGGAGTACAGGTGACCAGTAAAGACAACTTTGACCGCCACTATACTCAGTTCTTCCCCAGCGGTTATATTGGATATACTTTCAACAAAACACATGACCTGGGCTTATCTGTGAGCCGCCGGATCAACAGGCCCTCCTATAGAGATCTGAATCCCTTCAAGGTATTTCTGGACCCGCTGACCTACGCTACCGGTAACCCCTATCTGAATCCGGAAATCACGGAGTCGGCGGAACTGACCCATACCTTCCTGGAAAAGTATGTCACCAAAATCGGGTTCAGTACCACTACTGATAATATCCTGATGGTGCTGTCTCCCGACACGCTTCCCAATAGCGTGATCCAGACAGGCCGCAACCTTGCCCGTTACAATTATTACAACTTCAGCTTCAGTTTTCCGATCACTGTCGGCAAATGGCTGAACAGCACCAACGATGCGCTGGTATATTACGGAGAATACAAAGGCGATCTTGTCAATACCCATCTGAATGCCAGCAGGGTCACTTTCAGCTTCAATTCCACCAATACCGTGATCATAAATGCCAACACCACCCTGGAGATCACCGGTAGTTATGACAGCCCTTCCTACTATGGTTTCCTGGACCTGAAGGATTTCTGGTTTGTGAACATCGGCGCACAACGGCAGCTATGGCATAAAAAAGCGTCCCTCAAGCTGAACCTGTCTGATGTTTTTGGTTCCAGCCGCACCAGTGCCTTCACCCGGTTGACGGGTTATGGTGAGACATTTCTTCAGCGGAGAGACAGCCGTGTATTGACGTTTACCTTCAATTATAAATTCGGTAAAAGCACTGGCAATAGCAGCAGTAAAAAGACCGGTGGCGCAGAAGAAGAAAAACGGAGGGCCGGGTAA
- a CDS encoding nuclear transport factor 2 family protein, with amino-acid sequence MRYLYVTLLCLLATASLKAQSDTAAVKHAVDKLFTAMHSSDSTTLKECFSPNAVFQTISNENGKTEVKNVSVARFAEIIGKTPKGDVDERITYGAIHIDAALASVWTPYRYYYQGQFHHCGVNVFQLVKLNGKWKIQYVIDTRRKDACVEEEKAAQ; translated from the coding sequence ATGCGTTACCTATACGTTACCCTGTTATGCCTGCTGGCAACCGCCTCCCTCAAAGCCCAGTCTGACACAGCCGCCGTAAAACATGCTGTAGATAAATTATTTACCGCTATGCACAGCAGCGACAGCACCACTTTAAAGGAATGTTTCTCCCCTAATGCCGTATTTCAGACCATCAGCAACGAAAATGGAAAAACGGAAGTTAAAAATGTATCCGTGGCCCGTTTTGCGGAGATAATCGGTAAAACGCCCAAAGGAGATGTCGACGAACGTATCACCTATGGAGCCATACATATCGATGCTGCCCTGGCCTCCGTTTGGACGCCCTATCGTTATTATTATCAGGGCCAGTTCCACCACTGTGGTGTTAATGTATTCCAGCTCGTAAAACTCAACGGGAAATGGAAAATCCAGTATGTCATTGACACCCGCCGCAAAGATGCCTGCGTAGAGGAGGAAAAGGCAGCACAATAG
- a CDS encoding LysR family transcriptional regulator, with the protein MITTNDLQLVAHIVEQGSLTRAADKMFLTQSALSHQLKDLEKRAGMQLFERVNKKLLLTPAGRRIMESATSILPQLARLQEDIQACRKGRLHSLRISTECYTSYHWLPRVISQLKALHTEVEISIVVAATQKPLTYLMNGELDLAIISNTAPHPAIQTQSLFSDNLVAVLPGRHPLVGRKSLSAVDFATENLLTYDVAEESSAYSGLHEFFRESPPASITRLQLTEAIVEMIHAGMGISIFATWAIAPYLKNRDLVTLPLKSPLRKRTWKAAYLDKQNLLIRQFINHIRQHFKPE; encoded by the coding sequence ATGATTACAACCAATGATCTGCAGCTGGTAGCACATATTGTGGAGCAAGGTTCCCTTACCCGTGCTGCTGATAAAATGTTTCTGACACAGAGCGCGCTGAGCCATCAGTTGAAAGACCTGGAAAAACGGGCAGGCATGCAGTTGTTTGAGCGGGTCAATAAAAAGCTGTTGCTGACGCCTGCCGGCAGAAGGATCATGGAGAGTGCCACCAGTATATTACCACAACTGGCCCGGCTGCAGGAAGACATACAAGCTTGCCGCAAAGGCCGGTTACACAGTCTGCGTATCAGCACGGAGTGTTATACCAGTTATCACTGGTTGCCGCGTGTTATCAGTCAGCTGAAGGCCCTGCATACAGAAGTGGAGATATCGATAGTAGTGGCAGCCACACAGAAGCCACTGACCTATCTGATGAACGGGGAGCTGGATCTGGCCATCATCAGTAACACGGCCCCCCATCCGGCCATTCAGACCCAGTCTTTATTTTCCGACAATCTGGTGGCGGTACTGCCTGGCCGGCATCCGTTGGTTGGCCGCAAATCATTATCTGCCGTAGATTTTGCCACCGAAAACCTGCTGACCTATGATGTAGCCGAAGAATCCAGTGCCTATAGCGGGCTGCACGAGTTCTTCCGGGAATCACCACCTGCCAGCATCACCCGGCTGCAGCTGACAGAAGCCATCGTGGAAATGATCCATGCCGGCATGGGCATTAGTATCTTTGCTACCTGGGCTATAGCCCCCTACCTGAAAAACAGGGACCTCGTGACCCTTCCGCTGAAGTCACCACTACGCAAACGCACCTGGAAAGCCGCCTACCTCGACAAACAAAATCTGCTGATCCGGCAATTTATCAATCACATCCGGCAGCATTTCAAACCGGAATAA
- a CDS encoding thioredoxin family protein codes for MQTTVKHFTEQNVDEAFKLARATKKAVLIDFWSVGCKGCLRMDELTYEDESVQEYLEQNYVLVKYNTGNLTKAFSDKYLVHALIWTPALFMYTPDGRVIRQVAGYLSPHQFIAELTLGKAMLQVRIGQPAAAIPLLQELPYSSEYPSLHQEALYWAGVAAFFAAHRDFDALVPYWQELRSSYPGSVWAEKADFLPA; via the coding sequence ATGCAAACAACCGTAAAACACTTCACAGAACAAAACGTGGATGAGGCGTTTAAACTGGCCAGGGCCACTAAAAAGGCTGTATTGATCGATTTCTGGTCTGTAGGCTGTAAAGGCTGCCTGCGGATGGACGAACTCACCTACGAAGATGAGTCGGTACAGGAATACCTCGAACAAAACTATGTGTTGGTAAAATACAACACCGGCAACCTCACCAAGGCATTTTCAGACAAGTACCTGGTGCATGCCCTGATATGGACCCCGGCGTTGTTTATGTACACACCCGATGGCCGTGTGATCCGTCAGGTAGCCGGTTATCTGTCTCCGCATCAGTTCATCGCCGAACTGACACTGGGCAAAGCGATGCTGCAGGTACGCATCGGACAGCCGGCTGCGGCTATTCCTTTGTTGCAGGAATTGCCTTACAGCAGTGAATATCCTTCCCTGCATCAGGAAGCTTTGTATTGGGCTGGTGTAGCGGCTTTTTTCGCAGCTCACAGGGATTTCGATGCACTGGTACCTTACTGGCAGGAACTGAGAAGCAGTTATCCCGGATCGGTATGGGCGGAGAAAGCAGATTTTCTGCCAGCGTAA
- a CDS encoding tetratricopeptide repeat protein, protein MVTKKNAKTAVLPDELANILHDLLRDAEGLRESDVQLAANTTAAAWALVPEPKFDNKYTYLVLSNHIPYLLSAGRLHEAHNLAGQWAADVEGGGEPVRETKPYVLLGASLLYLQKTAQAKTIFRMARRYGVRMHEFQGMPRFYRTIADGKLNDEVVIQQYFQQEVIQAERTRHAATSAEITTDITRQIETLNTKGQEAYDERNYAKAARIWIQALDLIPPPQEYFSDSGWLNTAIGDACFMLKKYQEALQYLLAAKSNIVENGSLNAFTMLRLGQIMLETGEEHEAREYLMRAYLLGGTKIFEKEDVRYFELVKHQLELKSQSTGH, encoded by the coding sequence ATGGTAACCAAAAAGAATGCAAAAACCGCCGTTTTACCAGATGAATTAGCAAATATCCTGCATGATCTGCTGCGGGATGCAGAAGGATTACGGGAATCTGACGTGCAGTTGGCAGCCAATACTACAGCTGCTGCCTGGGCACTGGTACCGGAGCCCAAATTTGATAACAAATATACGTATCTGGTGTTGAGCAATCATATCCCTTACCTGTTATCAGCCGGTCGTTTACATGAAGCACATAATCTGGCTGGTCAGTGGGCGGCAGATGTGGAAGGCGGTGGCGAGCCAGTCAGGGAAACCAAACCCTATGTTTTACTGGGTGCCTCCCTGTTGTATCTTCAAAAAACGGCACAGGCCAAAACCATCTTCCGCATGGCGAGGCGTTACGGGGTGCGGATGCACGAATTTCAGGGGATGCCCCGGTTTTACAGGACTATTGCCGATGGCAAACTGAATGACGAAGTTGTTATCCAGCAGTATTTTCAGCAGGAAGTAATACAGGCAGAACGAACCCGGCATGCCGCTACATCCGCAGAGATAACGACCGACATTACCCGTCAGATCGAAACACTGAACACCAAAGGCCAGGAAGCCTATGATGAACGCAACTATGCAAAGGCCGCCAGAATATGGATACAGGCACTGGACCTCATACCCCCTCCACAAGAGTATTTCAGCGACAGCGGCTGGCTCAACACCGCCATCGGTGATGCCTGCTTTATGCTGAAAAAATACCAGGAAGCCCTGCAATACCTGCTGGCTGCCAAATCCAATATTGTAGAAAACGGATCGCTCAACGCCTTTACCATGCTAAGGCTCGGCCAGATCATGCTGGAAACCGGAGAAGAACATGAAGCCCGGGAATACCTGATGCGGGCATATTTGCTGGGAGGAACAAAAATATTTGAGAAAGAGGATGTCAGATATTTTGAACTGGTAAAACATCAGCTGGAACTGAAGAGCCAGTCCACAGGCCACTGA
- a CDS encoding cytochrome P450: MRAENPVVYDPEFVFYYGVQGAWQIFSHKEAKQVLGDYNSFSNLFIPNLGKNIMGRNLNQSDPPDHKKLRSLVAKVFVPSVISKHADWIRQQCEDIIDPLLERGEMDFIHDFAIALPNRVIAQLLGIPAEDHQQVHSWVTTIVTNVKTMEEMQASFAAQQQIADYLDKMVEMRRIEPQDDLISHLLASEVNGEKLNSEDLLGTVVGMFLAGFETTSSLLGNIAYTFCHHPEVLDHYLDHPEDFDNIINEVLRVLPSAKSMTRVAKHDLELHGQQIKKGDYLNVWLIAANHDPEVFPEPDKFDFRRSNHADSLSFGHGIHYCFGVPLAKMETEIALKVVFSRIRDLRIKEGVKIEMTPSTIITGFTKLPVTFSTVNVYQ; this comes from the coding sequence ATGAGAGCTGAAAATCCGGTTGTGTATGATCCGGAATTTGTTTTTTACTACGGCGTGCAAGGCGCATGGCAGATTTTTTCGCATAAGGAAGCGAAACAAGTGTTGGGTGATTATAATTCCTTTTCCAATTTATTTATCCCTAACCTCGGCAAAAACATCATGGGCAGAAACCTCAACCAGAGCGATCCGCCCGATCACAAAAAACTCCGTTCCCTGGTAGCCAAAGTGTTTGTACCATCGGTTATCTCCAAACATGCTGACTGGATCCGTCAGCAGTGCGAAGACATTATCGACCCGCTGCTCGAAAGAGGGGAGATGGATTTTATCCATGATTTTGCCATTGCATTACCTAACCGCGTGATTGCCCAACTGCTCGGCATTCCGGCAGAAGATCATCAGCAGGTGCATAGCTGGGTTACCACTATCGTTACCAATGTAAAAACAATGGAAGAGATGCAGGCATCGTTTGCTGCGCAACAACAGATTGCTGATTATCTCGACAAAATGGTTGAAATGAGAAGGATAGAACCCCAGGATGATCTGATCTCTCATCTGCTGGCGTCAGAAGTAAATGGTGAAAAGCTCAATAGCGAAGACTTGCTGGGCACAGTAGTAGGTATGTTCCTCGCTGGTTTTGAAACCACTTCTTCACTGCTGGGTAACATTGCCTATACTTTCTGTCACCATCCGGAAGTACTGGATCACTACCTGGATCATCCCGAAGATTTTGACAATATTATCAATGAAGTATTGCGGGTGCTTCCTTCTGCCAAATCCATGACAAGGGTTGCCAAACATGATCTGGAGCTGCACGGGCAGCAGATCAAAAAAGGAGATTACCTTAACGTCTGGCTGATAGCTGCCAACCATGATCCTGAAGTGTTCCCTGAACCTGATAAGTTTGATTTCAGACGTTCTAATCACGCTGATAGCCTCAGTTTCGGACATGGTATCCATTACTGCTTTGGGGTGCCACTGGCTAAAATGGAAACAGAAATAGCGTTAAAAGTAGTATTCTCCCGGATCAGAGATCTCCGGATAAAAGAGGGAGTGAAGATTGAAATGACGCCCAGTACAATTATTACGGGCTTTACAAAATTACCGGTCACGTTCTCTACAGTGAACGTATATCAATAG